In the genome of Pseudomonadota bacterium, the window ATGTGAAGCTCAGCGGCGACGTTTCGTTGCGCTACGTGCTGGCCGTGCCGGCCGACGCGGCCAATGCCGGAGTGCATCGCATAACAGGCTCGACCGCGGTGTCGCGCGAGGAACGCAAGGACGCGGTGCTGGAGCTGGCCAACGTGGTAGGCGGCAAGCTGGTGGAGCACCTGGCCCAAAACGGCCACCAGGCCGACTTATCGCTGCCGGAGACGGTGCCGTTTCGCTGCCCGTTGGAGGACGGCACCGCCGTTGTACGCCGCCTGGCAACGCGCCACGGGCTACTCTTTACCGCCATCGTGGCGCACAAGGGGGCTCGGGCCCAGCAGCTCAACGGCGGTTAGCTCCTGGCCACAATGGCGCCATGGCCCGCGAGCCCGGAGACAAAACCGCAGGAATAGCAGCGCTGTTTCGAGGGTCTTGTCGAGGACGCAAGCGGCTATGGCGCCATTGTGGCCAGGAACTCGAGGTTAGAGGACGCTGCCCACAAAGGTCATCGAAAACGACAGTCCCATGCTCATCGAGCCCATGGGCAGCGGCTGGTTGGGAGCGAGGTCGATGGGCACGCTCGCAAGAACCTGAAAGCGACGCGATACCGACAAAAGGTGATCCGTGAGCGCCTGCAACCCGAGTGGCTGCAGCGCGATGGGCTGCGGCGCCGTGGTCTGGCCAGGCGAGGTAGGCGGCAGATGGCCCAGCAGGAATACGCCGGGCGATGTTCGGTCCACTACGCCCTGTGACCCCCAATACAGGTCGATGCCTGGTAGGCCCAGCGTGAGGCTGTTGCTCAACACGGCGTGCCGTATGTAATGCACCTCGATACTCGTGATGCTGCGCACGAGTGTGTGCAGCTCGCTGTTGAAGGCTTCCAGGTCGATCACGGTTGCGGGCACCCATAGCTCGATCGGATTCGGGTCGCACACCCCGTTGTTGCACGAAAACGTGACGAGGCTCTGACCCGGCGCCAGTTCGCAGAAGCCCGCCGGGCACGGCAGCGCGGCAATGGTAGCGCCGGCGTTGAGCTCCGGCGGCAGCGCCCGCTGCGCGCTCGAGATCTCGATGAGAGGCGAATTGGCCTGGGTTGTTTCCACGGTGACACGCAGCTCAGGTGGACGACAGGCTGCGCATGCAAGGGCGGCGCTGAGCACGAGCAGCACCTGCCGCGTGATCGGGCGACTCATGGCCGACAATTGTACCGTCCCAGCCGTACACGTCCAGGTTGGCGCTGCTCCAATGCACGGTCTACTCTGCGCCGAATGGACCTCGACGAATTCAGGGAAGCGCTCCTGGGCGTCATGGAGCAAAAGACGCACTGGACCTGGCCTCTGTTCACGTCCGGGGTCGTGGCCAAGGACCGCCTGCACGTCCACTTCGAGCAGGAGTACGCAACCTACGTTCGGGATTTTCCGGTGTTCGTAGGTCGAGCCTACGTGCAGTGCCCTCTGCCGGAGGTCCGGCGCGAGTTGGCAGAAAACCTCTACGAAGAGGAGACCGGCGGTCTCGTTGCGGGTCGCCCGCATCCGGAGCTGTTTCTGGAGTACCCCCGAGGGTTGGGCATGGACTTGTCCCGCTTCCGCAACGTGGAGCTATTGCCTGGGGCCCGGGCCTACCGGGACACGCTGGATGGACTGACTCAGCTCAGAGGCTGGGAGATCGCTGCCGCGGTAACCACCATCTTCATCGAAGGTACGCGCTACGAGCGAGGAGAGCTCGAGGAGGCTGCAAAAAAGCGTCCCCAACCGCCGCTGCGGGACCATCCCTTGGTGAGGTTCTACGGGCTACCCGAAGAGAGCCTCGCGCTGACCAAGGCGCATCGGCGCGTGGAGGGCGAACACCGAAGTGCAGCATGGCGCTGCGTGCTCAGCGGCACCGAGATACCGAACCGGGCCGAAGTTGTCGCCGCCATGCAGCGGGTCCTGGTTGCGTGGCTGGCCTACCGCGACGACGTGGCCCGAAACTGCGGCCTGAGCCGGTCCGGATCGCCGCAGGCACATCCCATCTGATCCGACCTTGATCGGTCAAGCCTGGATCCCGAAATCGTGCAATTGCATAGTATTGTGGCGTTTTTTTTGCGCAACATCGCAACAGGCCAAGAAAATCCGTGACCGATACCTGCGTTGTGGGCATTAAGGGGAAGCTGAGGAACCTGGTATGCGTGAGGGTCATGTGTGGAAGCCTGTCTTGTTTGCGGGCTTGGTAGTGGCTTGCGCCCAGTCCGCAAACCATGCGGGACAGCCAGCGGGCGGCGCCGCGGCCGGGCCGTCGGGGGCGGGTGCGGCGCAGGCGGGAGGATCGGGCCCAGCTCCCGGACTCTGCGGCGATGGCGTCCTCGCCATGGGCAGCGAGCAGTGCGACGACGGAAATCGCCTCGACGGCGATGGCTGCTCCAGTGCCTGCATGCTCGAACCAGGCTGGCGCTGCCCTGCCGCCGGAGTGCGCTGTGTCGCTGCCGAGTGTGGGGATGGCATCGTGGCAGCGCTTGGGTCCGGCGCGCTCGACGAGCAGTGCGACGATGGCAACAAGACAAACGGCGACGGCTGCTCCGCCATGTGCAGGATCGAATACGGATGGGTCTGCAACCTGACGACTTGCCGCCGAACGGTGTGTGGTGACGGTGTCGTGGAGGGCTGGGAGCAGTGCGAGGACGGGAACACGAATCCCTTCGATGGCTGCCACGACTGCGCTGTGCTGCCCCAATGCAGCGTGGGTGCCTGCCCTCCAGTCTGCGGTGACGGGCTGCTGTTCCCGGGCGAAGGCTGCGACGACGGCAATCGCCTCGACGGCGACGGTTGCTCGGCACATTGTCAGATCGAGCTTGGGTGGGCCTGCCAGCCAGTGCCCGTGGGAGCCACGGAGTTCCTGCCCGCCGAGCTCAGGATCCCTGTCGTCTACCGCGACTTCATCAGCCGGAGCACGATGGGCAACAGCCAGCACGAGCACCCCGATTTCGCCGACACCGAGGGCACTCAAGGCGTTTCCTCAGGAATGGTCGAGCCTACGCTCGATCCCAGCGGCAAGCCGGTGTACACGGGTGCGTGCGAGCAACAGCCGCCGGCTCCTGGTCCGCCGCCGCCCATCCCGCCACCGCTCGGCCCGGGCTGCCAGGGTCGCCAGACGCACTCCAAGGCTCTGTGGGATCAGTGGTACCTCGGTGGACCGCTCGCGGTCGTGATCCCCGATAGCCTCACGTTGAGTCGTCACGCAACCCATCAAGGCAAGTACTACTTTTCGCAAAGCGACTTCTTCCCGATCGACGGGCGCGGCTGGATGGCAACGGGCCAGGAGCAGAGTCCCTGCGGTGGCAGCAGGAACTTCAGCTTCACCACGGAGGCCCGCTACTGGTTCACGTTTCGCGGGGGCGAAGAGCTGAGCTTCAGCGGCGACGATGATGTGTGGGTGTTCATGGGCGGGCAGCTGGCCCTCGATCTAGGTGGTATCCACGGCCGCCTCGACGCGAGCATCACCTTGAATCCCGATGGTACGGCGAGCTGCGTCGGCGCGTGCGTCCTACACGAGCGCCCGCTGGGACTGCAGGCGGGGCAGCTGTACGAGATCGCCCTGTTCCATGCGGAGCGGCGGGGCTGCGGCTCCAACTTCGAGCTGGAGCTGACCGGTTTCGAGCGTGCGAAGTCGAGCTGCAGCGAGGTCTGCGGCGACGGGATCGTCACACCCAGCGAACAGTGCGACGACGGCAATCGGATCAACAACGACGTTTGCTCCAACGACTGCAAGCTGAACGTGGTGCTGCTGTAGCCCGCATCCCCAGTGCAGTGTGCCGATCCGCAACGCCAGTTCCGTTCAGCGACGGCCCCGACGATGCGCCGGAACATGCAGGAGTGAAACCAGGGGCGGAGGTGGCAACCTATACCTATCGGATGCTCCGCTAGGGACTGGTGTCTGTTTGGAATCGATGCCAGACCGAGCGCGCCCGCAGAATTTTGCGAGGACGAAAGCCGGCCTGGCGCGATTCTGAGTAGAAGCCCTAGCGCGTGTAGGTCAGCGGCACAGCGAACGCCCCAAGCTTTGCCTGGGGTCCGCACGGCTACAATCTCCACCACAAGCTGATGAGAAGCCTGTTACCATGTAGATAGCACACCACGTCGCAAAGTGCGGTCGAAGCCTGTTCCAACGGGCGCGACCAAGCCACGGCACGCAACCAGGAACACACCCTTGCCCAAAGACGCATCGAACTCCCCTCCTGCCACTGCCGGCAAGCCGCGCTACGCGGTCCCAGCGCTCGACAAGGGGCTCGCCATCCTCGAGTTCCTGGCGGCGGACGGCGGGGCCCACACCCAGACCGCGATCGCCCGCCAGCTTGGACGCTCGCAAGGCGAGATCTTCCGTATGCTCACCTGCCTCGAGCAACACGAGTACATCCGCCGGGGCCCTGGCAACGAGCGCTACACCTTGACATCGAAGCTGTTCGAGCTCGCGCACACCCATCCCCCGACGGCCAAGCTGATCGACTTGGCGCTGCCCACGATGCGCCATTTCGTCGAGCAGACCGAGCAGTCGTGCCATCTCGCCGTGCCGCAGAATCAGCAGGCGGTGGTGATCGCGCAGGTCGACAGTCCAGCTTTTGTCGGCGTCTCGGTACGGCCAGGTCGCACGCTGGGCTTTCATGAAGGCGCGTCCGGGCGCGTCCTGGCGGCTTTCGCACCGGCCGACATCCAGGCCATTTGGCTCGACGAGCTGAAAGCGAAACTCTCGGCCAGGCGCTACAAGGAGCTCACATCCGTGCTAGGTCGGATCCAGACGGCCGGACACGACATCTTCCCCAGCGTGGTGATCTCCGGCATTGTTGACCTCTCGGTGCCGGTGTTCGGACCGCGTGGTGGAGCACACGCGGTGCTGTCGTGCCCCTGCATTCCACGGCACCCCAAGAACACCGTCCCGCGTGTCATCAAGGACATGACGCGGGCTGCGGCTCGGATATCGCGCGACATCGGCTACGGCAGCATCGGTTAAGGAGCGCTCAACCTGCCGCCTCGCGGGCAGTCAGGCCGCGCGGCTGGTTTGCCGTCCGAGCTTGAAGCGTAGGCAGGCAGGACGGACCGCTGGGCTCGAAGTACTTGTAGGTTAGGATGAACTCCTGATGACCGAGCGCCTCTGACTTGCTCTCGCCTCCCCCGGCAACCCTGCACACCTCGTCAAAAATCTCCGCGCCCACCTCGTCCACATCGGCCAAGCCATCCAGGATGCGCCCCGCGTTGATGTCCATGTCGCCAGCCATGCGCCGGTAGGTCTCCGGATTCGCGCAGACTTTGATGACTGGCGAGATGGCAGAGCCCACCACCGAGCCACGACCCGTGGTGAACAGGATCAAATGCGCGCCGCAGGCGATCAACTCACAGATCTCGGCGTTGTCCGAGATATTGGGAAAACCGAAACGCACCTCTCCGTCCGGTACCACGTCCAGCAGGTACAGCCCGGGACCCGGCGGCAGCTCGCCGGGCTTGATGACTCCGCTGATCGGCGAATCACCTGACTTGGCATACGCCCCCATGGACTTCTCTTCCTGGGTCGTGAGCCCGCCCTCCGCATTGCCGGGCGCAAAGCTGCCGTAGCCCAGCGTCGCGTAATAGCCGGCGGCCTTCTCTACCGCCGCCTTGATAGCGTCCCCCAGCTCCGGTGTGACAGCACGCTCTGCCATGGTTTGCTCGCAGCCGATCAGCTCGCCGGTCTCCTCGAAAATGCAGCGAGCCTGCTCGGCTACCAGCTGGTCGAAGCAGCGTCCGACCGCTGGATTTGCGGAAATAGTGCTGGTGCCGTCGGAGCCCCCGCAGATCGTGCCGACCACGAGGTCGGCTAGCGTCATGTCCACGCGTGGCGTCGTGTCCGCCGCTGCGCGCACGCTGCGCACGGCTTCGAGCCCGGCCTCAAGCGTTGCCAGGGTCCCACCCTCGTCTTGAATCACTAGCGTCGTGCAGGGGCGGCCGCTCGCCTCGACGGCCGCGGCCAGACGGCCGCGATCAAAGCCCTCGCAGCCCAACGACACGATGACCACCCCCCCCACATTGGGGTGGCAGCACAGGCGCTTCATCTGCCCGAAGGCGTAGTCGTTGGGGTAGCAGCCGGGAAAACCGATCAGCTGTACATCGGGTCGATCTGCGGTCGATACGATCCGCCGCGCGACGTGATGTGCGCACTCGACGAGGTAGGTCACCGCTACGACATTGCGAATGCCCTTGCGACCATCCTCACGCAGGTAGCCCTTCACCATTGCACCTTGCGGTCCTTCCACACGTAACTGCTCAGGCCCCAGTCAGGCGGGTACCTCGCCACCACGCTATCGTAACCGTTCACCGGCATGTTCACCCTCGACGACGGCTTGCCGACTTCCGGAAGCGCCGAACGGCTCACAGGTTATCACCGCTTCCTTCGGTGCGATCCCCACGCGAGGCTCCGGGGCCGCCGTGTTGAACGTTGGAACGACTGGGCGCCGAGGGGCCGGCGGACGGCGCAGGTCGGGTGTGCGAGGGGATGTAGTTGCTCTGCATGTTCTCGAGGTGAACGTGTGCGCCGCGGGCGGTATCGGCTGTCATCGTGCCCACCGTGGCACCCAGCTTGATCACGGGGTCACCCGAGCGAAGATCCACACGTGCTATCTTGTGGCCGATCTCGATCGCGTCAAGTGCGGGCAGGCTGCGACCGTCCACCTCCTGCCCCTGGCCGGCCGCGACAGGGCGGGTACACACCAGCACGTTGTCGCGCGGGTGAAGCAGAACGAAGTAAGGGCGCTTGGGAGTCGCCGCGGGAGCCTGAGCACCGGCCAAGCGCTCGGGCGCTTCGCTCCCGCAGCCATGCCCTGCTTCGGCTCGCTCGGACAACGAGCGCGACGTCGAATCGTGTCTCTTTCCCATGAATCGTCGTTCTTTCGAAAAGGCAGGCGCCGCTCCCTCCGCAAGCTAGGAGCGCATGGGTTGGGATCCCAGCTCGAAGATCTTCTCCATCCGCCGCCACTTTTCACCGGGCTCGGCCTTTGGGAGCGGCTGTTGGTAACGCCACATCAACGTCTCCCATTCCCGCACCTTCCGATGGCTCGCATCCGCTGCCGGCACCACGCCTGGGGACGATACCGCGCTTGGGGACGGTACCTCGCCTGGGAAAGACACTGCTCTCGGAGAAAACGAATCGTCGGCTTCCACGATCATGAAGAGTCGATTCTCGACCAGGAAGATCTGCATCTCGACAATGCCGGCCTGACGAATGCTGTCGGCGATCTCGGGCCAGATTTGTTCATGATGCGCCTTGTACTCGGCAATTAGCGCCGGGTCGTCCTTGAGGTCCAATGCATAGCAATGCCGTTGTAGTCTCATGTTTCGCTCGGTTGGGGACCCGCCGCACGATGAACTATGCACCATTTTGCATACGAAAGCAGCTTTCCAATACCAGGTGAGCTCAGCCGCCGGCCCAGGCTAGCTTCTCAAGGCATCGTCCACGGCCCGCGTTTCACCGCCCCAGCGCGCCAGCAGGGCCGGCACGATCATCATGTTGAGCAGAGTAGACGTAGCAAGTCCCGTGAGGATGACAAGTGCCATGGGCGCCTGGATCTCGCTGCCCGGCTCGCCCAGCGCCAACGCGAGCGGCAATAGGCCCAACCCCGCCGTAACCGCGGTCATGACAATGGGGGCTAGACGCTCCCGAGCGCTCCGAACGACCGCCTGCTCGCGCTCGATATGCTGGAGCTCGAGCGCTCGGGCACGTGTGGCGAGCAGGATGCCGTTGCGCGTCGCAATCCCAAACAGGGTGATGAAACCGATCAGGCTCGCCACCGAGAGCACGCCTCCGCTCAGGAACACACCGACGACGCCGCCGGCCATCGCGAGCGGTAGATTCACCAGCACGATCGCTGCGCGGCGCAGACTGCGCAGCGTCACAGCCACGATCAAACCGATCCCGAGAATCGCCAGGCCGCCCAATACCAGCAGGCGTGAGGTCGCGGCCTGCTCGCGCTCGAACTGGCCCGAGAACTCGATCCGCATACCGGAAGGTACCGGGACGCGCTGGTTCACCCGGTCTCGCACTTCGCTGTAGACCCGGTGCAGGTCTCGTCCGGCGACGTTGGCGGTCACCACGATCCGTCGTTCGACGCTCTCGCGCATGATGTAGTTGGGACCCCGGGCACGCGTGACCTCAGCGAGCGCGGCGATCGGCACGACGGCGCCCGAGGGCGTCGATACGCGCGTGGCGCGCACGGCGGCCAGCGAACGCCGAACGGCCGCCGGATAGCGTACCACGACATCCGTCACGCTACCCTGCTCGTAGACGCCGCTTACCGTCTTGCCCCAGAGCGCGGTGCCAATCGCTTCGGCAGCATGACCCGGAGACAGGCCGTAGAGCGCGGCTTGCTCGGGCCGAACGCGTGCCACCAGCTGCGGAATGTCCACGCTCTGCTCAAGAGCGAGATCCACCAACCCGGGCACGCCTTGAACCGCATCGTGCACGCGCTTGGCGACCGCGCGTGCCTCGTCCAGACGCTCGCCGATGACCTTGATCGCGAGCGCCGCCCGCTGGCCCGAGATCATGTGGTCGATACGATGAGATATCGGCTGCCCGAGATTGAACTGGATGCCGGGCACCCCCGACAAGCGGTCGCGGATGTCGGCGAGACGCTGCGCCTTGCTGCGGTCATCCGCCCGCAATCGGACCTCGATCTCCGAAGCCTCCACGCCCTGGACATGCTCGTCGCGCTCCGCCCGGCCCGTGCGGCGTCCGGTGGACACGACCGCGGGGTCCCGCAGCAGCGCGCGCTCGGCGAGCGCACCCAAGGCGTCACTCTGCTCGAGCGAAGTCCCGGGCATCGTGAGCACCGCGATCGTGAGCCCGCCTTCGTTGAACTGGGGCAAGAACTCTCGACCCAGAAGCGCGAGCCCGCTCAACCCACCCGCCACCACGAGCGCGCTTGCACCGACCACGCTTCGAGGATGGCGCAGCGCGAACCCGAGCACCGGCGCGTAGAGCTTGCCCATTTGCTGGAACAACGGCGGCTCACGCCCCCACCGCGCGCGAGTCGCGCTCGGCAGCAGCAGCGAGCACAAGGCCGGCGTCACTGTCACGGCGACCACCAGCGAGCATGCGATCGACACCAGATAGGCCAGCGCCAGCGGGCGAAGCAGGCGACCTTCGAGTCCCTCGAGAAAGAGCAGCGGCACGAAGACGAGCATCAATATGGCGGTGGCGCTCACGATGGAAGGCCGGATCTCTCTCGTGGCGTCGAACACGGTCTGAAGGACGGATGCACGTTGGCTTTCCGGTTGGTGCGTTCGTTCGCGCAGGCGGCGCACCACGTTGTCCACGTCGACGATCGCATCGTCGACCAGCTCGCCCACCGCAATGGCCAAGCCACCGAGGGTCATGGTGTCCAGGCGCAAGCCAAGCTGATCGAGCACCAGCACCGAAGTGAGCAGGGAAAGCGGCAACGCCAGCGCGCTGATGGCCGTCGGACGAGCGCTCCACAAGAAGAGAAAGAGCACGCCGATCACCAGGATCATGCCGTCGCGAAGCACCGCCAGCAGGTTCTGAACCGCTGTCTGGATGAAGTCCGCCTGTCGAAACAGGTCGCGGTGGATTCTGACGCCCTGGGCGGCCAGGGGTCGCGCGAGCTGATCCAATGCGTCGTCGATGCCCTCGGTGACTTCGAGCGTGTCGGCGCCGGGCTGCTTGACGATGTTCAGAATCACCGCTGGCTCGGCGTTGTAGCTGCCCGCACCGCGTGGGGGTGCCGAGCCCAGGCGCACGTGTGCCAAATCGCGCACCAGGATCGGCACGCCCCCCCGCAGCGCCACGGGAATGCGGGCGAGATCGCCGGTGCTGTGCGAGCGGCCGAGCACACGGACCACCGCCTCCTGCCCTTTGGCCACCACGTAGCCGCCCGGCGTATTCTGGTTTCCCCGCGCGAGCGCTTGTACCAAGTGATCGATCGTG includes:
- a CDS encoding iron-containing redox enzyme family protein, producing MDLDEFREALLGVMEQKTHWTWPLFTSGVVAKDRLHVHFEQEYATYVRDFPVFVGRAYVQCPLPEVRRELAENLYEEETGGLVAGRPHPELFLEYPRGLGMDLSRFRNVELLPGARAYRDTLDGLTQLRGWEIAAAVTTIFIEGTRYERGELEEAAKKRPQPPLRDHPLVRFYGLPEESLALTKAHRRVEGEHRSAAWRCVLSGTEIPNRAEVVAAMQRVLVAWLAYRDDVARNCGLSRSGSPQAHPI
- a CDS encoding IclR family transcriptional regulator; protein product: MPKDASNSPPATAGKPRYAVPALDKGLAILEFLAADGGAHTQTAIARQLGRSQGEIFRMLTCLEQHEYIRRGPGNERYTLTSKLFELAHTHPPTAKLIDLALPTMRHFVEQTEQSCHLAVPQNQQAVVIAQVDSPAFVGVSVRPGRTLGFHEGASGRVLAAFAPADIQAIWLDELKAKLSARRYKELTSVLGRIQTAGHDIFPSVVISGIVDLSVPVFGPRGGAHAVLSCPCIPRHPKNTVPRVIKDMTRAAARISRDIGYGSIG
- a CDS encoding UxaA family hydrolase produces the protein MVKGYLREDGRKGIRNVVAVTYLVECAHHVARRIVSTADRPDVQLIGFPGCYPNDYAFGQMKRLCCHPNVGGVVIVSLGCEGFDRGRLAAAVEASGRPCTTLVIQDEGGTLATLEAGLEAVRSVRAAADTTPRVDMTLADLVVGTICGGSDGTSTISANPAVGRCFDQLVAEQARCIFEETGELIGCEQTMAERAVTPELGDAIKAAVEKAAGYYATLGYGSFAPGNAEGGLTTQEEKSMGAYAKSGDSPISGVIKPGELPPGPGLYLLDVVPDGEVRFGFPNISDNAEICELIACGAHLILFTTGRGSVVGSAISPVIKVCANPETYRRMAGDMDINAGRILDGLADVDEVGAEIFDEVCRVAGGGESKSEALGHQEFILTYKYFEPSGPSCLPTLQARTANQPRGLTAREAAG
- a CDS encoding efflux RND transporter permease subunit; translated protein: MIEFLLRLSLRRRWLVLGAASALCVLGIMRGAQMPVDVFPDLTAPRVTIITEATGLAAEEVEQLVTFPIETSVAGVVGVRRVRSASAPGISLVWVEFDWDTEATVARLRVTERLQGLAPLPPEADAPLLAPPTSVMGTIAFVALRSDTIDALALRRVAEVQVRRRLMAVRGISQVIALGGLQRQYEVLVDPDRLERHELTIDHLVQALARGNQNTPGGYVVAKGQEAVVRVLGRSHSTGDLARIPVALRGGVPILVRDLAHVRLGSAPPRGAGSYNAEPAVILNIVKQPGADTLEVTEGIDDALDQLARPLAAQGVRIHRDLFRQADFIQTAVQNLLAVLRDGMILVIGVLFLFLWSARPTAISALALPLSLLTSVLVLDQLGLRLDTMTLGGLAIAVGELVDDAIVDVDNVVRRLRERTHQPESQRASVLQTVFDATREIRPSIVSATAILMLVFVPLLFLEGLEGRLLRPLALAYLVSIACSLVVAVTVTPALCSLLLPSATRARWGREPPLFQQMGKLYAPVLGFALRHPRSVVGASALVVAGGLSGLALLGREFLPQFNEGGLTIAVLTMPGTSLEQSDALGALAERALLRDPAVVSTGRRTGRAERDEHVQGVEASEIEVRLRADDRSKAQRLADIRDRLSGVPGIQFNLGQPISHRIDHMISGQRAALAIKVIGERLDEARAVAKRVHDAVQGVPGLVDLALEQSVDIPQLVARVRPEQAALYGLSPGHAAEAIGTALWGKTVSGVYEQGSVTDVVVRYPAAVRRSLAAVRATRVSTPSGAVVPIAALAEVTRARGPNYIMRESVERRIVVTANVAGRDLHRVYSEVRDRVNQRVPVPSGMRIEFSGQFEREQAATSRLLVLGGLAILGIGLIVAVTLRSLRRAAIVLVNLPLAMAGGVVGVFLSGGVLSVASLIGFITLFGIATRNGILLATRARALELQHIEREQAVVRSARERLAPIVMTAVTAGLGLLPLALALGEPGSEIQAPMALVILTGLATSTLLNMMIVPALLARWGGETRAVDDALRS
- a CDS encoding L-rhamnose mutarotase, producing MRLQRHCYALDLKDDPALIAEYKAHHEQIWPEIADSIRQAGIVEMQIFLVENRLFMIVEADDSFSPRAVSFPGEVPSPSAVSSPGVVPAADASHRKVREWETLMWRYQQPLPKAEPGEKWRRMEKIFELGSQPMRS
- a CDS encoding DUF4215 domain-containing protein; this encodes MREGHVWKPVLFAGLVVACAQSANHAGQPAGGAAAGPSGAGAAQAGGSGPAPGLCGDGVLAMGSEQCDDGNRLDGDGCSSACMLEPGWRCPAAGVRCVAAECGDGIVAALGSGALDEQCDDGNKTNGDGCSAMCRIEYGWVCNLTTCRRTVCGDGVVEGWEQCEDGNTNPFDGCHDCAVLPQCSVGACPPVCGDGLLFPGEGCDDGNRLDGDGCSAHCQIELGWACQPVPVGATEFLPAELRIPVVYRDFISRSTMGNSQHEHPDFADTEGTQGVSSGMVEPTLDPSGKPVYTGACEQQPPAPGPPPPIPPPLGPGCQGRQTHSKALWDQWYLGGPLAVVIPDSLTLSRHATHQGKYYFSQSDFFPIDGRGWMATGQEQSPCGGSRNFSFTTEARYWFTFRGGEELSFSGDDDVWVFMGGQLALDLGGIHGRLDASITLNPDGTASCVGACVLHERPLGLQAGQLYEIALFHAERRGCGSNFELELTGFERAKSSCSEVCGDGIVTPSEQCDDGNRINNDVCSNDCKLNVVLL